In one Calditerricola satsumensis genomic region, the following are encoded:
- a CDS encoding MarR family winged helix-turn-helix transcriptional regulator, translated as MSGRFRHDCEDVYEIERLLRHMSCIVKQKGREILNHFPITPPQFDALLWLDECGDLTISELSNRMYLACSTITDLVDRMEKNGLVERVRDQSDRRVVRIRLLDKGRQIIQEVLKRRREYLAEVLAHVPPDDVREIRRALTRLNETMEKCAGT; from the coding sequence ATGAGCGGCCGCTTCCGGCACGATTGCGAAGACGTGTACGAAATCGAGCGCCTGTTGCGCCACATGAGCTGCATCGTCAAGCAAAAAGGGCGGGAGATCCTGAATCATTTTCCCATCACGCCGCCCCAGTTTGACGCCTTGCTATGGCTTGACGAGTGCGGCGATTTGACGATCAGCGAGCTGTCGAACCGCATGTACCTGGCGTGCAGCACGATCACCGACCTCGTTGACCGCATGGAGAAAAACGGACTGGTTGAACGGGTGCGCGACCAGAGCGATCGCCGGGTCGTGCGCATTCGCCTGCTCGACAAGGGCCGCCAAATCATCCAGGAGGTGCTCAAGCGCCGGCGGGAGTACCTGGCCGAGGTGCTGGCACACGTCCCGCCGGACGATGTGCGGGAGATTCGCCGCGCCCTCACCCGGCTGAACGAGACAATGGAGAAGTGTGCGGGAACCTGA